Proteins from a genomic interval of Nostoc sp. 'Peltigera membranacea cyanobiont' N6:
- the recD2 gene encoding SF1B family DNA helicase RecD2, which yields MPAPLKVDLSPIEDQALLALTQAKGIPPRTQSRATVLRLSAAGWTVVKIAQYLKWHPQTVRDTIHRWYWGKLDSLWDCSRPGRRRRWHNPNIKSLLQFKISLFSYQLIFILFSYISYIYLMLFLHSHGVSTTYAVKIYRHYLDEALATLTSNPYQLAADIYGIGFLRTDKIALNLGVAPDSQFRYRAGLIHVLNEAAADGHCYLPQPKLIENVIKLLTTADHTPEEDALADIIKDMALKDDLIREKSSDQTLLCYLPTYFHTEQNLAQLIQSRFCQPVAQDMPRVRAWIERFTKSHKIKLSPQQRLAVEMAAYSRVMILTGGPGCGKTFTTQTIVSLWKAMGKSIALAAPTGRAAQRLSEITQLEAKTIHCLLEFDPKTMGFLRDNQNPLPHTAIVALEASMLDLFLASSLVKAIQYGSQLLLVGDVDQLPSVGPGQILADLINSGHVPVVRLTKVFRQAQQSAIITAAHQINRSQFPTIEPISDNPVSECLWHGGGHHPKHGLKAISEIITDLIPRLGYNRATDVQVLCPTSRGLLGTRNLNTVLQQLINPPSPDKVEITRGGNLLREGDRIIQLTNDYNHEIFNGDFGIIKAIDPEEMEVTVQYGKHTVVRTRADLNQIALAWSFTIHQSQGSEYPVVILPIYTQPYMMLSRKQLYTALTCAKQLAIVVGSKKAISKALRSSDGQLRYTRLQQRLESAFLHPTIAI from the coding sequence ATGCCAGCGCCTTTAAAAGTTGACCTGTCACCAATAGAAGATCAAGCCCTACTAGCACTCACTCAAGCAAAAGGTATACCACCAAGAACTCAAAGTCGTGCCACTGTACTGCGCTTATCAGCAGCAGGATGGACAGTGGTAAAGATCGCACAATATTTAAAATGGCATCCACAGACTGTACGCGACACAATTCATCGCTGGTACTGGGGCAAACTCGATAGTTTGTGGGATTGTTCGCGTCCGGGTCGCCGTCGCCGATGGCATAACCCAAATATCAAGTCTCTGCTTCAATTCAAAATATCTTTATTTAGCTATCAACTTATTTTTATTTTATTTTCTTACATCTCTTACATCTATTTAATGCTATTTCTCCACAGTCATGGCGTTTCTACTACTTATGCAGTCAAAATTTACAGGCATTACTTGGATGAAGCACTCGCTACTCTCACCAGCAATCCCTACCAGTTAGCTGCTGACATCTACGGTATTGGTTTTCTGAGAACTGATAAAATTGCCCTTAATTTAGGAGTTGCGCCTGATAGTCAGTTCCGTTACCGTGCTGGTTTAATTCATGTTTTGAACGAAGCTGCTGCCGATGGGCATTGCTATTTACCCCAGCCAAAACTCATTGAGAATGTGATCAAACTGCTGACTACAGCAGATCACACACCCGAAGAAGATGCCCTCGCTGATATTATCAAAGACATGGCACTCAAGGATGACTTAATCCGCGAGAAAAGCTCAGACCAAACGCTGCTATGTTATCTACCAACCTACTTTCACACCGAACAGAACCTTGCTCAATTAATACAATCTAGATTTTGCCAACCAGTTGCACAAGATATGCCTCGTGTTCGCGCTTGGATTGAGCGCTTCACCAAAAGTCATAAAATCAAACTTTCACCACAGCAACGGCTAGCGGTAGAAATGGCTGCATATTCAAGGGTAATGATTCTTACTGGTGGCCCCGGTTGCGGTAAAACTTTCACCACCCAGACCATAGTCTCTCTGTGGAAAGCAATGGGTAAATCTATCGCCTTAGCTGCGCCAACTGGACGGGCTGCTCAACGCCTGAGTGAAATCACACAACTCGAAGCCAAGACGATACACTGCTTGTTGGAATTTGACCCAAAGACAATGGGCTTCTTACGCGATAATCAAAACCCTTTACCCCATACCGCAATTGTCGCGCTAGAAGCTAGTATGCTTGATTTGTTTCTGGCATCTTCTTTGGTAAAGGCGATACAATACGGTTCCCAACTACTGCTAGTGGGTGACGTTGACCAGTTACCCTCTGTGGGTCCTGGTCAAATCCTTGCTGACTTGATTAATTCTGGTCACGTTCCCGTGGTGCGGTTGACCAAGGTATTTAGGCAAGCCCAACAGAGCGCAATTATCACCGCCGCTCACCAAATTAACCGAAGCCAGTTTCCCACTATTGAACCGATTTCCGATAATCCCGTGTCTGAGTGTCTGTGGCACGGCGGCGGTCATCACCCCAAACATGGTCTTAAAGCAATATCCGAAATCATTACAGACTTGATTCCCCGCCTGGGTTACAATCGAGCTACTGATGTGCAAGTGCTTTGCCCCACCTCGCGCGGTTTGCTTGGGACTCGTAACCTCAATACCGTATTGCAGCAGTTGATTAATCCGCCCAGTCCCGACAAAGTAGAGATTACCAGGGGCGGGAATTTATTACGAGAAGGCGATCGGATCATTCAACTGACTAATGATTATAATCACGAAATTTTTAATGGCGACTTCGGAATTATCAAGGCCATTGATCCTGAAGAGATGGAAGTTACTGTGCAGTATGGTAAGCATACTGTCGTTAGAACCAGAGCAGACTTAAATCAAATTGCCCTCGCCTGGAGCTTCACCATTCATCAAAGCCAGGGTTCAGAATATCCGGTAGTAATTCTGCCAATTTATACGCAGCCTTATATGATGTTGTCTCGTAAACAGTTGTACACAGCATTAACTTGTGCCAAGCAGTTAGCGATTGTCGTTGGTTCCAAGAAAGCGATATCCAAGGCTTTGCGTTCTAGTGACGGCCAACTGCGATATACGCGATTACAGCAGCGCTTGGAAAGCGCTTTTTTGCACCCGACGATTGCAATTTAG